The sequence below is a genomic window from Cicer arietinum cultivar CDC Frontier isolate Library 1 chromosome 6, Cicar.CDCFrontier_v2.0, whole genome shotgun sequence.
AATGGTGTTTCtattatctaattaattaaaattaggtcaatttaatatcaatattaattcttaacaaaaaatcctaaatatttacataatatcATATGATATtcagataaattaaataaaaatgaataaataatgtAACACAATTGAGtcaaacactacaagaaaaactgttattacctACGACAAATTTTACCTTTACCCACGGACTATCCATAGGTAACGTAAATTTACCTACggattacccacggacacgagttcgtagataaatcgctcgtaggaaaatatttaccgacggacaagctgtgggacacacttacctagggattgtccgtgggtaatatgacccactgagtctccgtgggtaacgttacccatagatttgccgtaggtaaaataatagataattaTCGACGGAAAAGTCGTAGGTTACGTTACCAACGGATCATCCGTGACaagtctactattttatatttaatattgataattttatccatgaatAGTCCGTGgataatgaaaaaatgattttaattctatttttgtttttttacggtttcctgtattttttaatatatatttaaaattaattgtaagcatattaaacatcattgtcaaaacaaagtgaaatattatgttaaatagtattttcaaattACACCTCCTGACTgccacaaatttcaaaataagggCAACTTGCACTACcattagtttcaaaatacacattctcACTACCATAACTTAcacattgtcactaccataaatttcaaaatacacataaccataagtttcaaaatacacataaccaaaatacatattgtcactaccataagtttcaaagtaCTACTATACGAAACTAACAATGAAATAAGTACTACTCATCGCTGTCATCATCATTAGACTCATCCTCGTCATAATCtggatgacgacgacgacgaGATGACTCAGCCTGTATGGAAGCAACACTTTTTGCCAATGTTGCTAGCTGTATCTGGAGCTCTTTAGTGCGTTGATCATCCTCTTGTCGACGTTGCTCTGCTTTCCTTAGCTCCTCCCGCGCCTCTCGTGCCTCGTGTTCTGCCGCTTTTGCTCGCTCCTCAAATGCTGCTATCTGTGCAGCTATCTCGGTAGAGTGTTGAGACAAGACATTGACACAACCTCTAGATGGACGAGAATCTGGGACTAGACTTGCGACACCTGGTCTATAAAGTGAGGATCTATCTCCAGCACCATAGATCCTCCCTTTATTCTTCCCCCCAACAGATTGGACCCACATGTCTAAGCGAGCTTCCGCATTAACCACTTGGCTACAACTACTAGACGCTTCCCCATTTTTGGAAGCTTGTTGCAACTTACCTTGATATGTTTCCTACTCAAATAGAAAATgatttaacataatcaaattacttaacataatcaaattacttttCCAAGAAATACAAgtgaaagaatgaatgaatgatttaatatttcttacatatgttttttgtgctctttcatcaacccaagagttgtccttcttcttagtgtgagtttttaaaaagacctcatccaatgtggggtctctacctaactcttcagccttacaaaaaataaaaaacaacataacCGTGAGTCACATTTCAGCAACaaaggaaaacaacaaaatatttcagcAAAATAACTCTATGCATTTTgaaacaacaacacaacaaaacaataaaaatagcaaatagTAGGTATGTCCTTAATATAAAAAGTGTACCAATCGAATGGTATGTTCAGCAATGGATATAGATCCACCAGTATGGACAGCTCCTCCTTTAGAAGAAGCACGATTTTTCTTAGCTCGATTTGATATCTTCTTAAACGACGGATCCATCCATATCTTCTCAAGATCATTCCAAACAGTTTCTCCCATCCAAGTTGGACACTTACGCTTCTTTCTCGCTTGCATCAACATATCAGAAAGACGCATTGATCCTTTTGTATTGAAGATATTCTTAATCTGAAAATTGTGCTCAGGCAACCAAGCAACTTTCTCCTGCAACATtacattacaaataaattataatgttgcAATTAGCATCCACACAATAGTTCAACTCATTAACAAGATATATAACTTAATCTTACACCAAATTTGTCGAACCAACGTTCCAAAGTTAATTCTGGGATTGCTCCCCAGCTAGGATACGGATCAACATATTGTGATGTAATGACTGAGGTGAAGGCCTTGGAGGCCACCCTACACGGTAACCACCtgcaaacaatttaaaaaaaaataacttcaaatgaaCCATAATCCTTATGTAGTAATGAAAAGTTAATCCTTATGTAGTTACATACCCTCGACCATCTGGCCATATCATTGTTCTCCCATCAGGCGCAACCCCATGACTAGAATCTGCACATCTTGACCCTTGAGTCTTATTACCAATATCAAGCGGTATTGAAGGTGGTGGATTAGCGGAAATTGAAGTATGTCGTGAAGCAACTGATGTTAATGGTTGTGACGGTGAACACTCAACAGTCGGGGAAATGTTGTCTTTTGGGACAAAATTTGGTGTGCACATCATCACTTTAATTGGTTTTGATTGATGCACCTTATTAGGTGTGAGTGGAAGCACGGCAATTTGTTGGGTANNNNNNNNNNNNNNNNNNNNNNNNNNNNNNNNNNNNNNNNNNNNNNNNNNNNNNNNNNNNNNNNNNNNNNNNNNNNNNNNNNNNNNNNNNNNNNNNNNNNNNNNNNNNNNNNNNNNNNNNNNNNNNNNNNNNNNNNNNNNNNNNNNNNNNNNNNNNNNNNNNNNNNNNNNNNNNNNNNNNNNNNNNNNNNNNNNNNNNNNNNNNNNNNNNNNNNNNNNNNNNNNNNNNNNNNNNNNNNNNNNNNNNNNNNNNNNNNNNNNNNNNNNNNNNNNNNNNNNNNNNNNNNNNNNNNNNNNNNNNNNNNNNNNNNNNNNNNNNNNNNNNNNNNNNNNNNNNNNNNNNNNNNNNNNNNNNNNNNNNNNNNNNNNNNNNNNNNNNNNNNNNNNNNNNNNNNNNNNNNNNNNNNNNNNNNNNNNNNNNNNNNNNNNNNNNNNNNNNNNNNNNNNNNNNNNNNNNNNNNNNNNNNNNNNNNNNNNNNNNNNNNNNNNNNNNNNNNNNNNNNNNNNNNNNNNNNNNNNNNNNNNNNNNNNNNNNNNNNNNNNNNNNNNNNNNNNNNNNNNNNNNNNNNNNNNNNNNNNNNNNNNNNNNNNNNNNNNNNNNNNNNNNNNNNNNNNNNNNNNNNNNNNNNNNNNNNNNNNNNNNNNNNNNNNNNNNNNNNNNNNNNNNNNNNNNNNNNNNNNNNNNNNNNNNNNNNNNNNNNNNNNNNNNNNNNNNNNNNNNNNNNNNNNNNNNNNNNNNNNNNNNNNNNNNNNNNNNNNNNNNNNNNNNNNNNNNNNNNNNNNNNNNNNNNNNNNNNNNNNNNNNNNNNNNNNNNNNNNNNNNNNNNNNNNNNNNNNNNNNNNNNNNNNNNNNNNNNNNNNNNNNNNNNNNNNNNNNNNNNNNNNNNNNNNNNNNNNNNNNNNNNNNNNNNNNNNNNNNNNNNNNNNNNNNNNNNNNNNNNNNNNNNNNNNNNNNNNNNNNNNNNNNNNNNNNNNNNNNNNNNNNNNNNNNNNNNNNNNNNNNNNNNNNNNNNNNNNNNNNNNNNNNNNNNNNNNNNNNNNNNNNNNNNNNNNNNNNNNNNNNNNNNNNNNNNNNNNNNNNNNNNNNNNNNNNNNNNNNNNNNNNNNNNNNNNNNNNNNNNNNNNNNNNNNNNNNNNNNNNNNNNNNNNNNNNNNNNNNNNNNNNNNNNNNNNNNNNNNNNNNNNNNNNNNNNNNNNNNNNNNNNNNNNNNNNNNNNNNNNNNNNNNNNNNNNNNNNNNNNNNNNNNNNNNNNNNNNNNNNNNNNNNNNNNNNNNNNNNNNNNNNNNNNNNNNNNNNNNNNNNNNNNNNNNNNNNNNNNNNNNNNNNNNNNNNNNNNNNNNNNNNNNNNNNNNNNNNNNNNNNNNNNNNNNNNNNNNNNNNNNNNNNNNNNNNNNNNNNNNNNNNN
It includes:
- the LOC113784326 gene encoding uncharacterized protein; its protein translation is MLFFIFCKAEELGRDPTLDEVFLKTHTKKKDNSWVDERAQKTYETYQGKLQQASKNGEASSSCSQVVNAEARLDMWVQSVGGKNKGRIYGAGDRSSLYRPGVASLVPDSRPSRGCVNVLSQHSTEIAAQIAAFEERAKAAEHEAREAREELRKAEQRRQEDDQRTKELQIQLATLAKSVASIQAESSRRRRHPDYDEDESNDDDSDE
- the LOC140920822 gene encoding uncharacterized protein; this encodes MCTPNFVPKDNISPTVECSPSQPLTSVASRHTSISANPPPSIPLDIGNKTQGSRCADSSHGVAPDGRTMIWPDGRGWLPCRVASKAFTSVITSQYVDPYPSWGAIPELTLERWFDKFGEKVAWLPEHNFQIKNIFNTKGSMRLSDMLMQARKKRKCPTWMGETVWNDLEKIWMDPSFKKISNRAKKNRASSKGGAVHTGGSISIAEHTIRLVHFLY